CAAAAACTCTAAGTCACTAAGAATATTAAAGTTATAAAGAAAATTACTATGAACCAATTTTATGTCAATATAAAAAATCAATCTTTCTTAACCTTTATTTTTTAAAGCTTTGTGTCTTTGAGTCTTGGTGGCTATGAATTATCCAGGTTAATTAATTAACTTAATCAAAATTATAAGGCAGGAAATATTATGAGAACCACAATGCGAACTATTTTAACCTTTGTAACTGTGGCATTTATTTGGTCATGCAGTGCAAGTAAGATGAATTTAACTGAAATGAGCACGAAGGGATTCCAGATTGTTTATAAGCCCAAGATTGGCTCTGTAGCAAAATACATGATTACTTCAAATTCTGATATTACCCAAAACATGATGGGGCAAGAACAAAATTTTGGAACGAAGTCAGATATGAGTATGATTTTAAAAGTAAGCGGTGTAACTGAAAACGAGATTAACTATGATGTTACTTTTGAATCTGCTACTATCGAATCAAACGCACCCGGGTTAACCGGCATCGGCGATTACAAAGAAAAACTACTAAGTTCCAATGTGAAAATAACCTCAGATCCTTTCGGCAAAGTAACAAAAATAACCGGCACTGAGGCAATAAAAAAGTTGGCCCTGGGCAGTAATATCGATATATTGCTGAAAAATTTATTTATAATTTTCCCGGAAAAAGTTTTGAAAATCGGGGATAGTTGGCCTCATAAAGAAACAAATACTGTGAAAAGCGGTCCTTTGAACCTTGATATCAATTCAAATACTACTTACAAATTTGTTGGTGTTGAAACCAAACAAAACACGGAATGCTTACGGTTTGACGTTGAAGTCTCGATGAAACTATCAGGTAAAGGGCAACAAAACGGAATGGATCTTGAATTTGATGGAATAGGTACCGGCACCGGAGTTTTTTACTTTGATTATGCGACCGGAGTTTTTGTGAACATCACTTCAAATTCGCAGACTGAAGGCGTTGTCGCCATACCTTCTCAAGGGATGGACATTCCAATGACAGTAGTTCAAACAGCTGAAATCAATTTGGTAAAATAACTCAATTTTCTGTTTTATTGCATGGAAAACACATTTTGAAGAGAGGATCAACCTGAAAAACAGGTTAATTAACGGTAGAGAGCGCAGAGTTTACCAAGAATCAAAAACCTGGTAAGTACACATGGTTCTTAGCGAGCACTGCGTTTTACAGTTCAGTTTGAACTTGACAGCTGCATCACCGAAATTGAAAAAATATAAATTGGGTTTAGACTGTTTCGATTTCTCGTTCCAAGATATCCAAAACATTAGAATAGTTGTGGATGGTTAAGTCCAATTGCACAAAGGAATCCAACTCTAATTTATTTAAGTAAGAATTGATTCTCGCTGCCCTGGCTTCTGCAACTTGGGGTTCCGTGTAGGAAAAGAAAAGGATGAGTTCATTTGGGGCTTTACAAAACGCCGCATCCTGGGGTTGCATTAATTTTTTTACCATTAAAACAACATGGTTAATTTTCTTTTTGTTTTCAGAATTATTTTCAGCTTGATTCATCGTCGAAAAGCGGAGATGAAGCACAGCATAAGGTTTTTGAGCCAAATGATGCTGGTGCTTTTCCAATCTTAAAAAATCCTCAAAAATACAACCGTCCAATGTTTGTAATCCATTTTCATTTAGAATCATCTGCAATGCATTATCGTCCGGTTTATCCGGAACAATTCCAGGCTTCAATGAAAATGAATAAATAATTTGGGCGTTGGCCTCTTCCTCTTTAAATTCCGTTTCACATGACCAACAGCGTGCGAAAGACAATCCATGCTTAAATTCAGATTGGCATCTTTCACATCTGTTAAAATGAGAAATTCCACTATTAAATGAATTGCTTTCAGAGTTCTTAAATTGTATGTCCTGGGTGAATATAGGAGAATGGCAGTCAGGGCAAACGGTTCTAATATTTATTTGATAAGAGCTGCATGTAGGACAGGTCTTAACCATGTCATAAATTCGTTTCACTAACCATCCATCTTTTTCCACTTTTTCTAGAAATTCGATTTGTTGTTCGGGATTTAGTTCCTTATTATCCCATTTCGAAAGCAGTTTATAAGAAAACCCAAACTTTGATTGTCCATCCGGCGCCGGTTTAATTGTTTTAATTTTCTTTGTAATCAAATACTCAACAAATGAAGGCTTGCTCTTGTTATCACTTGATCCATTAACTTTGGAATCTCTGGAATTGGAACTATAAATCCGTAAAGCTGTATTAATTTTTGCCAATAACATCTCCCGGTCAAATGGCTTTGTCAGGAAGTCCAAAGCGCCTGCTTGCAATGCTTCAAGCTTGACATTCATATCACGAATATCGGATAAAATATAGAACGGCATTTCGGGATAATGAATGTTGATTTCCCGGCATAATTTAGAACTTGAATAACCTTTTAAGCTCCACTCAAAAATTGCAAGATGAGGCTTTACTGTCTTCCATTTCTCCAAAGCAGTTTCACCATCAGCATAGGAGAAGACTTCGAACCCAGATTCCTTCAAAACGTTATTCAGAACATTTCTGGCATTCATATCCGGTTCAATTATGCTAATCCTGAATTTCATTTTCTTAAATTATCCTACAGCTTGCCGGGCTATTATTGGGTTCATTGCCTCCAAGCATACCGGCAATGAAAATGATACCTTGAAATATTTTCCATACTCGGTATCCACCCAAATGGATCCACCATGCTTCTTAATAATATGTTTTGCGTTATACAAACCAAGCCCGGAGCTTTTCATTCCAAGCTGGTTTTCAGATTCAATGCGGGTAAATTTTTTAAACAAATTCTTCAATTGATTTCTTTTAACACCCTGGCCAGTATTCAGAACACTGATTTCAAAATTGTCCTCTTTTCTCACCATCTCAACGACCACATTCCCTCCCTGGTTGGAGTATTTAACAGCATTTGAAAGGAGATTGTTAAAAACGACTCTCATTAACCCGGAATCACAATCAACCACAATGCTGTCCAGATCTGTTTCTACCCATACATTCAATTCTTTCCGGTTGTACTGTTCGGTCATTTCTTCCAACACAAACGAAAGAATATCTTTGTGTAAGTCAAACCTCTTTTTATCAATAACCAGGTCACCTTGTTCAATATTAGCCAAATCCAAATAATTCTTTATCATTTCAATTAATAATCTGGAGGACCGAATAATGACTGACACGGCTTTCTTTTGTTCGGTTTTTAGTTCTCCCAACAATTCCTCATCCAATAACTCGGCGAAACCGAGAATCGAAATCAACGGATTTCTTAATTCATGAGAGACAAATCCCAGCATGTTCAAATATTGCTGATTCATTTGTTCGAGAAGATTATTTTGCTTCTCCAATTTTATCTTGGCTTTATATAAGTTTTTATTGGACTCCTCGAGATTATGAAATACTTCTGCATTCTCTTTTAAAACTATTGCATGTGACGCAAACATAACAAAAGATCTGAGCTTTTCTTTAACAAGGCATTTATCATCCAATTGATCTACATTGACTAAATCGACTCCCGGAATTTCATCAAATCGATCATTATATTCTTTTAAGATCGTGTCCAACAATTCATCCAGATCCGTACTTTTTTTTATGAGTTCAGTGCTGACATTGTAATTCCGGAACAATTCTTCGACCAGCATGTCAGCGTTCGATGATTTGGAATTTTTATTGTCAGTTTTTTTTTTATGTCCTGCTTCTTTCATAAACTTACTGTTACTCAATTTAAACCAAGTGTTTGATATACTTTATCAACCAATTTGATCGGACTAAACGGTTTACTAAAAACACCCTGGGCATTAGTTTCCCGGTATTTTAATTCAGGAATCGGAACAGCTGTGAGAAAAATTACCGGTATATCGCGAGTTTTAGAATCATTTTTAATCTGCCGGCAGACTTCCAATCCATCGTATCGTCCCGGCATTCGAACATCCAACAATACCAGATCGGGAGCTTCATTAGCTATCATGTTCAATGCTCGATCTCCGTCTTCCGCTTCTACCACATTAAAATCATCAACCATCAGTGTTTCTCTAACCAACGATCTGATTTCCTCTTCATCATCAACAACTAAAATTTTTTTTGAGAAATATCCACTCATTTTATAACCTATTGCTTATTACAAATATTAATTTCTTTAATCCTTCATTAAAGCCTTTAATTCCGAATTCCAATTAGAAAATTTGATGACCAAAACCAAAGATTTCTTTCCCCGTATCTGAAATTTCCCACCATTCCATTCCACAATATCTTTTGCCAGCGCCAGGTTAATCCCTTGCTTATTTATTTCGTGATCATTTTGTGTTTTCAACTCTTTCTTAAAATTCCTGGCTTTTTCTTCATTTACTGTTGAATTCTTACATTGAATTTCCATTTCACTTTGGTTTTGTACCAAATTAATCTTCAATACAGAATTTTGATGAGAACAGAAAACCAAATTTTTTATAATGTTTTCTACTGCTTTATTAAATAATATTTTGTCCGCTAAAATATAGACGTTGTCGGATTTTTCAAATTGAATTTGTACTTTTAGCCTATATGATTCCGAATCGATGTTGGCAATGGCACTTTTTATTGTTTCGTTCAATTCAACCGGAGAAACCTCTGAGTCATTTTCCGAAGCTAACGGAGAAAGCCTCATCAGGTCTTCCATTATTTTTTCCAAATTCTCTCCGGATTCTATTAAAAACCGAAAGTGTGCACTTTCATCTTCGTTTAATTTTGTTTTCAAATCACTGTACAAATAATTTAAAACCCCAATCAAACCATTTAAGGGAGTTTTAATTTCATTGGAAGCAAAAGTGAATAAGCTAGTTCTAAGCTTTTCCAGGCGCTTGTTTTCCGTAATATCCCGGAGAACAAAAACAAAGCCACTCCTTTCTGTTTGTTGGCTGACGGTTTTGGTTACAGTAGCCAGGTAGACTGATTCGCCAAGGGAATTTATTGAAAATTCGAGAGTTAATACCGTGGAATCTTCAGTCTTAAACTGATTGATTTTGGGGGTAAGATCTTGAATTGGCAGCAACCTAACAATCGACGATCCTTGAATGTTTTCCGGTGTTTTTTCAATTATATTTTCAAATGCCTTATTAAATTCTGTAATGACCAAATTGTTATCTGTTGCCACCATCGCATCTGAGATGCTGTTTACAATAGCTTTTAGTTTGTTGTGGGTTTCTTCCAAATGGATACGGCGTTCCCGCTCTTTACGGTAGATTTGTGCAAAGTCTTTGCTGTAAACCAAAATTTGTTTTTGCGAAAGGATCAATCTTTCAAACAATTCCTGACGTGATAAATTAAACTTGGTATCTTTCAAAACTTGCCTTTCATTAAACTAAAACAGGTAAAGCACTCGGATGCTTTTGTTGTTCGCCAGAACAACTTTGTCATTACGAATCATGATTACTCTCATATTACGAACCCAATCTCCAAGGGCTACCATTTTTCCACCAATTAATGCGTATTCTTTCTCATCACGATAGACCAAACCTTCTAATAAACGTTTGGATGTCCGCTTATTCGAACCTGAATTAATATTTGATGGCAGAAACGGATCTCTTAATTGCATATCTATTTCATTCATATCATTCGAAGTAGCCAATTGACTTCGGTTGTTAAGCAGACCTTTTAACGTTGGAATTAGGGAATTCGCAATATTCATCTGGCCAAAGTGAATGTTCTCAAATTTATGTTTAATATCAATTCCACCAAGCCATAAACTTGTCGTAGCACCACCTATTGCAATTACCAATAATTTTACTACATTTTTCATGAGATAATTAAGTAAATAATGCTTCACTTTTCAAATTATAACAACCAACCTTCAAGGTAAAGATGCACTTTATCCATATATGTATCTTCGGCTATTTCGGGCTTCAGGTGTACTGTTTTTATTTCAAAAACTACAAATTCCAATTCAATACCTTTTAAAAACTCTACAATGCTTGCAAAGGAAGCATTAAGTTGAAAACGATACGCATATCCGACAGGGATCTCTTCCTGTGTTTGTACGGACAAGTCTATTAGATCTATCTTTTTCTCTAACCCCATCTTAATGATTCGCTGATAAACGTCCATATCATTTTCACATACCTGGAAATTTGGAATTGAATTTACCGGAAGCCAATTAAAAGCCTGTACGTCAACTTCTTCTAATTTTTGAAAATTATTGTAAGTAAGAGTAACTTCATTACGAAGTTGGACTATTTCTGTGTTAAGATTAATTGTCTTTTTAATGATGGATGTAATTCTGGTTGACATCACATAAGTGGTTACAAAGGTTAGTAAGAGAATAAGAATAGTACTTATCCCCTTCTGGATCCTGGGTAAATACCTGCTAAATTTTGATGATCGATAATTAACTTTTAGTCGAAACTTTGACATTACTTTCTCGAATGTTAGCAATCAGTTTATAAGATATGAGATCGCTAGTATTATGATCTTCATCAATTTTTTTTAATAACAATTGTGAAAAATACCCAGTTGCTGACAACTTATTAAAAAATTCAGTGACGTAATTTCCGGACACGCTTTTGCCTTCTATGACGATGGATACTGGTTCTTTTTTTCTTTTTGATTTTCTCTTTGAGTTTTCTTTTGTAACTATTTTTATGTCAGTAACCCATATCCCCCGGGGAATTTGTTCACTCACCAAAGTCAAAATTGATGATAATTTTCTAAATGTTGTTCGAGGAATTTCCTTTTTTTGCTTATTAGTCAATAATAAATTATAATTATTTAATTTTCTAAAACTCGATAGATTACTTTCAATTTCTTTCTTTTGTACACTTAAACGCGAAAACTCGTGAAGTTTTTGATTATAATTATAAGTCGTTAATACAAAAATAAAAAGTAGCGTAAAAGCCGTCGATAACCCAATTAAACGCACTCCTCTCATAACCGATTTATCGGTCGAAGTGTTTTCAGGAATACTTCTGATCAGATTTAATCTCTTCCTTTGCTTTGATTGAGCGCCAGCCATGGCTAAAGCTATTGCTTGAGAAAAAATTGGCTTAATATCATGCAGATGATCAAAATTATTTTTTGCCTTACCCATTGAGAGTTGTGTAAAGGGATTCACGTTTTGAATTTGTAGGTTCATATTCTGCGAAATATATTCTTTCAACCAGTTGTAAAGCCCGCCACCGCCTAATATTTTAATTTGGAAGATTTGAACATTGTATTGATTTTTTAGAATCAATAATAATTCTTTTAGCTCATTTTCCAGTTCTTTTAAGTTTCCTTGAATATCAATCAAAATATTCCCAAACCCGACGATAAAGGCATCCTCTTTATAAATCCAATTCTTATTCTCATAAGAAATTTGATCGGATTTTAAAGCATCAAATATTCTTTTCCGGGTTTGTTGATTTATATTTTTTGGAATAATTGATTTGAATGAGAATTTGAGTGTCTTAATTTCGAGTATGTTTTGACCGAGTGAAAAAATTAACTGGCTCTTTTTATAACCAATATTTAAAAATAAATAATATTCCTCTTTTGAAGTATTCTGCAGTAGTGGAATTGTCAGGTTATCTATTTCCAGTCTTTTCGGAAAACCTTTTAATGCTTTTCTTGGGCTCCATTCACTTTTTACAAACTCTTCCGTAACATCAAGATTATATTTTTGATTGTCCAAATTATCTTCAAGCTGTTTTTTTTTGCGAGCATAATTTAGAATTTTCCTCAATATTGATTTATTCGTTGGATGCATCTTAACCCCATCAGATGGTAAACCAACAGTAATCTTAGCACCATAAAAATTAATTTTTTTCAACCTATGTTGAATCATTTTTGTTAAGTTTTTTGCAGAAGAAAAAACCGGGAGCTCAAAAAATAGTATATGAGTAAGTTCATATTTTGACTCCAACATCCTTAGCCCGATAAGTTTAACGGAATGCGTCCCCCAATCTAATCCGAAACTAAGATTCTTTTGCTTTCCCAATATTCTTTTTAAAAACCCTATCATCTATTCATCTAACCTTTTGTAAAAAAGAAAATCTTATTACTTCTAAACATTGTTTACGAATAATCCGCTGCAGATTAACGGCTAATAATAGGCATAATAATCCTTGAAGAATTTCCTATTCAGGTTGGCTATAAGGAAACCAGTTTTCGCTTGAAACAACCACCCGCCTGTGGCAGTCGAATCATCTGCAGTTTTCAGTCTTAATTCCAGCAAAGTTTTAGATTCACTTGAATCAAGTTTGACAGTATGCAAATTTGAAATCGGCTCAATGGGAAATTCCGGAAGATACGGTCCGAACCTGTTTTCGCGATTCCTTAATTTAGCCGGTTTTCCGTATTCGTTAGTATACCACAGCAATTGGTTCTGTAATATGCTCAAATCGCCTTTCTTGTTATAATCATTTTCAGAGCACGGATAATGTCCATGGTCGAGAAAGTAATTATAAATAGCCAGACGAAATTCTTTTGAGGATTTTTGAAGATGGACTTCATTTTTTTGTTGGTTTTGGTTGGAGATTTTCATAAATGCCATACAACATAACACGATTAAAATTCCTGCAATAAATAGAATCTCAATGAACGAAATTCCTTTTTCTTCTGATATGTTCATACTTCAGTTTAAATTAGTTTTAATCCGGATTG
This candidate division KSB1 bacterium DNA region includes the following protein-coding sequences:
- a CDS encoding PAS domain S-box protein; the encoded protein is MKDTKFNLSRQELFERLILSQKQILVYSKDFAQIYRKERERRIHLEETHNKLKAIVNSISDAMVATDNNLVITEFNKAFENIIEKTPENIQGSSIVRLLPIQDLTPKINQFKTEDSTVLTLEFSINSLGESVYLATVTKTVSQQTERSGFVFVLRDITENKRLEKLRTSLFTFASNEIKTPLNGLIGVLNYLYSDLKTKLNEDESAHFRFLIESGENLEKIMEDLMRLSPLASENDSEVSPVELNETIKSAIANIDSESYRLKVQIQFEKSDNVYILADKILFNKAVENIIKNLVFCSHQNSVLKINLVQNQSEMEIQCKNSTVNEEKARNFKKELKTQNDHEINKQGINLALAKDIVEWNGGKFQIRGKKSLVLVIKFSNWNSELKALMKD
- a CDS encoding response regulator — protein: MKFRISIIEPDMNARNVLNNVLKESGFEVFSYADGETALEKWKTVKPHLAIFEWSLKGYSSSKLCREINIHYPEMPFYILSDIRDMNVKLEALQAGALDFLTKPFDREMLLAKINTALRIYSSNSRDSKVNGSSDNKSKPSFVEYLITKKIKTIKPAPDGQSKFGFSYKLLSKWDNKELNPEQQIEFLEKVEKDGWLVKRIYDMVKTCPTCSSYQINIRTVCPDCHSPIFTQDIQFKNSESNSFNSGISHFNRCERCQSEFKHGLSFARCWSCETEFKEEEANAQIIYSFSLKPGIVPDKPDDNALQMILNENGLQTLDGCIFEDFLRLEKHQHHLAQKPYAVLHLRFSTMNQAENNSENKKKINHVVLMVKKLMQPQDAAFCKAPNELILFFSYTEPQVAEARAARINSYLNKLELDSFVQLDLTIHNYSNVLDILEREIETV
- a CDS encoding PilN domain-containing protein; protein product: MIGFLKRILGKQKNLSFGLDWGTHSVKLIGLRMLESKYELTHILFFELPVFSSAKNLTKMIQHRLKKINFYGAKITVGLPSDGVKMHPTNKSILRKILNYARKKKQLEDNLDNQKYNLDVTEEFVKSEWSPRKALKGFPKRLEIDNLTIPLLQNTSKEEYYLFLNIGYKKSQLIFSLGQNILEIKTLKFSFKSIIPKNINQQTRKRIFDALKSDQISYENKNWIYKEDAFIVGFGNILIDIQGNLKELENELKELLLILKNQYNVQIFQIKILGGGGLYNWLKEYISQNMNLQIQNVNPFTQLSMGKAKNNFDHLHDIKPIFSQAIALAMAGAQSKQRKRLNLIRSIPENTSTDKSVMRGVRLIGLSTAFTLLFIFVLTTYNYNQKLHEFSRLSVQKKEIESNLSSFRKLNNYNLLLTNKQKKEIPRTTFRKLSSILTLVSEQIPRGIWVTDIKIVTKENSKRKSKRKKEPVSIVIEGKSVSGNYVTEFFNKLSATGYFSQLLLKKIDEDHNTSDLISYKLIANIRESNVKVSTKS
- a CDS encoding HAMP domain-containing histidine kinase, translated to MKEAGHKKKTDNKNSKSSNADMLVEELFRNYNVSTELIKKSTDLDELLDTILKEYNDRFDEIPGVDLVNVDQLDDKCLVKEKLRSFVMFASHAIVLKENAEVFHNLEESNKNLYKAKIKLEKQNNLLEQMNQQYLNMLGFVSHELRNPLISILGFAELLDEELLGELKTEQKKAVSVIIRSSRLLIEMIKNYLDLANIEQGDLVIDKKRFDLHKDILSFVLEEMTEQYNRKELNVWVETDLDSIVVDCDSGLMRVVFNNLLSNAVKYSNQGGNVVVEMVRKEDNFEISVLNTGQGVKRNQLKNLFKKFTRIESENQLGMKSSGLGLYNAKHIIKKHGGSIWVDTEYGKYFKVSFSLPVCLEAMNPIIARQAVG
- a CDS encoding response regulator — encoded protein: MSGYFSKKILVVDDEEEIRSLVRETLMVDDFNVVEAEDGDRALNMIANEAPDLVLLDVRMPGRYDGLEVCRQIKNDSKTRDIPVIFLTAVPIPELKYRETNAQGVFSKPFSPIKLVDKVYQTLGLN